DNA from Verrucomicrobiia bacterium:
TGCGCCGCTCTCATTCCGCACTCTGCGTTCCGCGTTCCGCGTTTCAGTCAGTGACCACGGTCCCGGCATTCCGGCGTCCGAACACGAAAGGATTTTTGAGCGATTCCACCGGCTTGGTTCCGAACTGCGCCGCGAGACGCAGGGCGTCGGTATCGGCTTGAGCATCGTGAAGCACATCGTCGAAGCGCACGGCGGGCGCGTGCTCGTCGAAAGCGAAGTCGGCCAAGGCAGCAAATTTACAATTGAATTGCCTGTGTCAGCCACAGAGGTGCAGAGGCACAGAGAGAGGATTTGAACAATCTCTGCGTCTCTGTGCCTCTGTGGCAAAGAATATGTCGCGCATCCTGATCATCGAAGACGAATTGCCCATGCGGCGCGGGCTGGAGGATTGCCTCGCCGCCGAAGGTTATCGCGTGTTCAGCGCCGCCGACGGCGAAGCCGGATTGCAACGTGCGCTCGCCGAACAGCCCGACCTCATCCTCCTCGACATCATGATGCCGCGGCTTGACGGATTCGCGGTCGCCGCGGAACTGCGCCGGCTCGGACGCACCACACCCATCCTCATGCTCACCGCGAAGGGACAAATCGAAGACCGTGTCAACGGCCTCGATGCGGGCGCGGATGATTACCTCGTGAAACCGTTCAGCATCGAGGAACTGCTGGCGCGCGTTCGGGCCTTGCTGCGCCGTGTGCCAAAGCCCGGTCAAGTCGCAACGAAGCTGGCCTTCGGCGACATCGTGGTGGACCTCGCACGGCAGACGGCGACGCGTGGCAAACGCGAATTGCATCTCACACCGAAGGAATTCGCCATGCTGCGTTTATTGTCCGCCACCCCAGGGGAGCCGGTGTCACGCGAGCGGTTCTTGGATGTGGTCTGGGGCTACGCCGCGTTCCCCACGACGCGCACGGTGGATAATCATATCGCCAGCCTGCGCCGCAAGCTGGAGAAAAATCCCGACGACCCGCGCTGGTTGAAGACGGTGCATGGCGTGGGCTACAAGCTGGAGGCATGAGCAACCACGGAACCCACGAGAGCCGATTGGAGGAGCGTGGAATTTATTCCGCTTCGTGTATTTCGTGGCTCGTCAATTTTGCATCGCCATGACAAATCGCAGACGCGATTCAGGGACACTCAACACATGGAACCGCACATGAAAACACCGAACCCACCCACCCCGGACCCCTCCCAGGAGGGAAACTGCCATCGGCGCGCGTCCGCCACTCGGGCTCCCCTCCTGGGAGGGGCTGGGGGTGGGTTCCTTCGGCTACTCGCGACTTTGTTCCTTTGCGTCTTGGCGTTGCTTCCCCTCGCTGCACGCGCCGCGACGAACGAGCTTTCCACCGCGCTGCAAACGGGCCTGTTCGAGGAGGAGGCGAACCGGAATCTGCCGGCAGCCATTGAAGCGTATGAAAAGGTGGCCAAACAGTTCGACCAGAACCGCGCGCTGGCAGCGACGGCAATTTTCCGGCTGGGCGAGGTGAACCGGAAGCTCGGCAAGACCAACGAAGCCGCCGTGTTCTACCAGCGCATTCTGCGCGAGTTCAGCGATCAGGACACGCTCGCCAAACTCAGCCAGCAGAATTTGGCGGGGATGGGGATAATTACTAGCTCTAAAAACACGCCGGCCAC
Protein-coding regions in this window:
- a CDS encoding response regulator transcription factor, producing the protein MSRILIIEDELPMRRGLEDCLAAEGYRVFSAADGEAGLQRALAEQPDLILLDIMMPRLDGFAVAAELRRLGRTTPILMLTAKGQIEDRVNGLDAGADDYLVKPFSIEELLARVRALLRRVPKPGQVATKLAFGDIVVDLARQTATRGKRELHLTPKEFAMLRLLSATPGEPVSRERFLDVVWGYAAFPTTRTVDNHIASLRRKLEKNPDDPRWLKTVHGVGYKLEA